A stretch of the Sphingobacterium thalpophilum genome encodes the following:
- a CDS encoding RagB/SusD family nutrient uptake outer membrane protein, producing MKKRLLYILIFTGIIGTGLSSCKKYLDVLPDNRAELNTTDKIGKMLVGAYPENAYVMVAELSSDNVDDVGPVYLNYSRFIEQIYKWQDITETSNDGIERIWGACYSSIASANAALQAIEEQGNSASLNAQRGEALLARAYNHWILVNMFAQNYSKKYSATDLGITYMTKGETTLNPKYKRNTVQEVYDFIRKDLEEGLPLINDASYANSSVAKYHFNRAAAYTFASRVALFMEDWAKAVEYSTEALGNNPSATLRDYATIASFSAAINNTTREYNASAIKANFLLATAYSAMGTTFGGYSTNNRISHGGSIAMTETIFARQPFGKASTSTDYRIRAFSYTSTTANKVLFPHVAYIFEYTDQVAGIGFARGVYSPITSEEALLNRAEANIHLKNYSAAIADMQMHINNNTINQPAEISETSINNWANSFEYFTPTAPTPKKKLNPDFQIESGTQENMIHAVLSLKRLQFLHTGLRWFDIKRYGIEITRRIAPAVNNGPMTFTVTDNKLSVRDDRRAIQLPQDVISAGLTANPRSNEIK from the coding sequence ATGAAAAAGAGACTATTATATATTTTAATTTTTACAGGAATAATAGGGACTGGCCTGTCTTCTTGTAAGAAATATCTAGACGTGTTGCCTGATAACAGGGCTGAACTGAATACCACAGATAAAATAGGTAAGATGCTGGTTGGTGCTTACCCTGAGAATGCATACGTTATGGTGGCCGAACTTTCTTCTGACAATGTAGATGATGTTGGACCAGTATATTTAAACTATTCTCGCTTTATCGAGCAAATTTACAAATGGCAAGATATAACGGAAACAAGTAATGATGGGATTGAGCGCATCTGGGGGGCTTGCTATAGTTCTATAGCCAGTGCAAACGCAGCTCTGCAAGCGATTGAAGAACAGGGGAATTCGGCCAGTTTGAATGCCCAGCGAGGAGAGGCACTGCTTGCACGTGCGTATAATCATTGGATTCTTGTCAATATGTTCGCACAGAATTACTCCAAAAAATATTCCGCGACGGATCTAGGTATAACTTATATGACCAAAGGTGAAACTACGTTAAACCCGAAATATAAGCGAAATACGGTTCAGGAAGTGTATGATTTTATTCGAAAAGATCTTGAGGAAGGATTGCCGTTAATTAATGATGCTTCCTATGCGAACTCAAGTGTGGCGAAATATCATTTTAACCGTGCGGCGGCTTATACCTTTGCATCACGAGTAGCATTGTTTATGGAGGATTGGGCAAAGGCTGTTGAATATTCGACAGAAGCTCTGGGAAATAATCCGTCAGCAACATTAAGGGATTATGCAACTATAGCTTCTTTCTCCGCTGCCATCAATAATACAACAAGAGAGTATAATGCGAGCGCTATAAAAGCTAATTTCTTGTTAGCTACAGCTTATTCAGCTATGGGGACAACTTTTGGTGGTTACTCAACAAACAATAGAATAAGCCACGGCGGATCTATTGCGATGACCGAGACTATATTTGCGCGGCAACCCTTCGGTAAGGCGTCAACCTCTACCGACTATAGAATCAGAGCTTTTTCTTATACCAGCACTACAGCAAATAAAGTACTTTTCCCACATGTTGCCTATATTTTTGAATATACAGATCAAGTTGCGGGGATTGGATTTGCTCGTGGAGTATATTCCCCGATTACTTCGGAGGAAGCTTTATTGAATAGAGCAGAAGCCAATATTCATTTAAAAAATTATAGCGCAGCAATAGCAGATATGCAAATGCATATTAATAACAATACCATTAATCAGCCCGCGGAGATTAGTGAAACTTCTATTAATAATTGGGCGAATTCCTTTGAATATTTTACCCCTACTGCACCTACGCCTAAAAAGAAATTAAATCCAGACTTTCAAATTGAATCAGGAACGCAAGAAAATATGATCCATGCAGTACTTTCGCTGAAGCGTTTACAATTTCTCCATACAGGTCTGAGGTGGTTTGATATAAAACGTTACGGAATTGAAATCACCAGGAGAATAGCTCCTGCGGTTAACAATGGTCCAATGACTTTTACTGTAACCGATAATAAGCTATCGGTACGGGATGATCGACGTGCGATTCAGTTACCACAAGATGTAATAAGTGCAGGTTTAACAGCAAATCCTAGATCCAATGAAATTAAATAA
- a CDS encoding zinc-binding metallopeptidase yields MKLNNKLSTLLTLCGVLFSACNKEDKLSSNSVFIDSAIPKNALDNYLYNNYTLPYNVEILYKYVDKESDMSYRLVPAPLESSIRLSKLMLYLVLEPYTEVTGSKQFLKNNFPKLITYTGSAPIQTNGVMILGTAESGTKVSLYNLLELNETTGQNPTFLTGRFFKTVHHEFQHILNQNKPYPSNFKEITGTGYVEDDWNAKYPANNPGAAIAAGFISPYASKADTEDFAELYSFYVTRSQADFDAMLNVENSSAAGRALILSKLAIVKNYMKSEWGVDMDILRANILARYPGLSTFDQTTLN; encoded by the coding sequence ATGAAATTAAATAATAAACTATCTACATTATTGACATTATGCGGAGTACTTTTTTCTGCATGCAATAAAGAAGACAAATTAAGTTCCAACAGTGTTTTCATCGATTCGGCAATTCCAAAAAATGCGTTGGATAATTATTTATATAACAATTATACTTTACCATATAATGTTGAGATACTTTATAAGTATGTAGACAAGGAGTCCGATATGAGTTACAGATTGGTACCGGCACCTCTTGAATCTTCGATTAGACTTTCAAAACTCATGCTTTATCTTGTGCTGGAACCGTATACTGAAGTGACTGGGAGTAAGCAGTTCTTAAAAAATAATTTCCCGAAATTAATCACCTATACTGGCTCTGCTCCGATTCAGACAAACGGTGTTATGATTTTGGGGACTGCAGAGTCAGGGACTAAGGTCTCTTTATATAATTTGCTGGAGCTAAATGAAACTACAGGTCAAAACCCAACTTTTTTGACTGGCAGGTTTTTCAAAACCGTGCATCATGAATTTCAACATATTTTGAATCAGAATAAGCCATACCCGAGCAATTTCAAGGAGATTACGGGGACCGGTTATGTGGAGGATGATTGGAATGCCAAATATCCTGCAAATAATCCGGGGGCTGCAATTGCAGCTGGTTTTATTTCACCCTATGCTTCTAAAGCGGATACGGAGGATTTTGCTGAGTTATACTCATTTTATGTAACCCGAAGTCAGGCTGACTTTGACGCGATGTTGAATGTTGAAAATTCGTCGGCTGCAGGAAGGGCTTTAATTCTCTCAAAATTAGCTATTGTAAAAAACTACATGAAATCCGAGTGGGGGGTTGATATGGATATTTTGAGAGCAAATATTCTCGCCCGTTACCCTGGTCTTAGCACATTTGATCAAACAACTTTAAATTAA
- a CDS encoding DUF4302 domain-containing protein, with protein MKFKLFILGVTILFLNASCEKKMDHIFDENPTERLNASVANVYSKLQSNKNGWIIKYFPSNGLEFGGYTLFAKFNNSTDVSVEGDFTTLSAQVSTYTVAPGAGPILTFDTYNRIFHYFALPGVFNREAAYQLPGFLSTQIGASNEGMKGENDFLVTKVSSDSIVMEGRKSYNKIVLLPVKSDEASTIVASYRAAVEKFHVFSNYMFEVGTESFPATFATVATKRALLIAGNTKPLAYRYTPVGLDFYTEYDVSGVKFRELKYVEPTDGYLKGYFTNDEGTIKLVPQS; from the coding sequence ATGAAATTTAAACTATTTATATTAGGAGTAACTATTTTGTTTCTGAACGCGAGTTGTGAAAAGAAAATGGATCATATTTTTGATGAAAATCCAACTGAACGTTTAAATGCTAGTGTTGCAAATGTATATTCCAAATTACAGTCAAATAAAAATGGCTGGATAATTAAATATTTCCCAAGTAACGGATTGGAGTTTGGAGGATATACGCTGTTTGCTAAATTTAACAACAGCACTGATGTTAGTGTGGAAGGTGATTTTACAACTCTGTCTGCACAAGTAAGTACCTATACTGTTGCTCCTGGAGCAGGACCGATTCTAACGTTCGATACGTATAACCGTATTTTCCATTATTTTGCGCTGCCTGGAGTTTTTAACAGAGAAGCTGCTTATCAGTTGCCCGGCTTCTTATCAACGCAAATTGGAGCGAGTAACGAAGGTATGAAAGGTGAAAATGATTTCTTGGTAACGAAAGTATCAAGTGATTCTATCGTTATGGAAGGACGGAAATCATATAATAAGATTGTTTTATTGCCTGTCAAATCCGACGAAGCTTCAACGATTGTTGCGTCTTACAGGGCCGCCGTTGAAAAATTTCATGTTTTCTCGAATTATATGTTTGAAGTGGGAACTGAGTCGTTTCCGGCGACATTTGCTACTGTCGCAACAAAAAGGGCACTATTGATTGCGGGCAACACGAAACCTCTTGCTTATCGTTACACCCCTGTGGGACTTGACTTCTACACGGAATATGATGTAAGTGGGGTGAAATTTAGAGAGTTAAAGTATGTAGAGCCAACGGATGGATATTTAAAAGGTTATTTTACCAACGATGAAGGAACGATAAAATTAGTCCCACAGAGCTAA
- a CDS encoding nuclear transport factor 2 family protein translates to MKTLVKTFAAAALIAVSTMSMAAKDPGKGLNLSTADLAIDTYLSVMTEGASDGVEQLFAADFSQKIQGQNARTNKRSEVISFLKKQKGEKLNCSTNTEILEESQNYMVARITMKFEHFSKIDLVTLINEAGTWKVSSSVNAYK, encoded by the coding sequence ATGAAAACTTTAGTAAAGACATTCGCAGCCGCTGCTTTAATTGCGGTATCCACCATGAGCATGGCAGCAAAGGATCCAGGAAAGGGATTGAACTTATCGACAGCCGATTTGGCGATTGATACCTACCTGTCTGTAATGACTGAAGGTGCCTCAGATGGTGTGGAACAGCTGTTTGCGGCAGATTTTAGTCAAAAAATTCAGGGGCAGAACGCCCGGACCAATAAACGTTCTGAGGTCATTTCTTTCCTAAAAAAACAAAAAGGTGAAAAACTGAACTGTAGTACCAATACAGAAATTTTGGAAGAATCCCAAAACTATATGGTGGCCCGGATCACCATGAAATTTGAGCATTTCTCAAAAATCGACCTCGTCACGTTGATCAACGAAGCTGGTACATGGAAGGTTTCGAGTTCTGTCAATGCCTACAAATAG
- a CDS encoding energy transducer TonB, with amino-acid sequence MRHYLQFSAKLICSLLLIFYHFGSLAQVSFTTFHKQDGDETKQRDSAYFSRTVHMLGEGEGRYYTIEEFYTRNDSIKLKADSRKPKPSFEYLGTKYEFYEDGKLKSLENYSSDSRLIDSAFYLYPNNKLEMTVFYPNYVDKKGKLKIEKPIYVVYYDSLENKMLENGNGRIRFRYGNDYEEGQMINSMREGEWKGKFGESSIIENYSKDKLLAGVTTKASGEIIKYDSTTYRVNPQYPGGISRLMGFISSHYRYPKEALKRGVSGTVEIGFTVDKEGNVKNLVVEQDLGYGTGEEGIRVVKQARKWKPGIWRGEPVNVRYTLPIRLNSAR; translated from the coding sequence ATGAGGCATTATTTACAATTTTCAGCAAAACTGATCTGCTCTTTGTTGCTCATTTTCTATCATTTTGGTTCGCTAGCCCAGGTTTCTTTTACTACTTTCCATAAGCAGGATGGTGATGAAACCAAACAACGTGATTCTGCTTATTTCTCAAGAACCGTCCATATGCTTGGTGAAGGAGAAGGAAGGTATTATACCATCGAAGAGTTCTACACACGAAATGATTCCATCAAATTAAAAGCAGATAGTAGAAAACCAAAACCATCATTTGAATACCTAGGGACGAAGTATGAATTTTACGAAGACGGAAAACTGAAAAGTCTGGAAAATTATAGCAGTGATAGCCGACTGATTGATTCTGCATTTTATTTATACCCTAACAATAAACTGGAGATGACCGTTTTTTATCCCAATTATGTTGATAAAAAAGGGAAATTAAAGATCGAGAAACCTATTTATGTGGTTTATTATGACTCGCTGGAAAATAAAATGCTCGAAAACGGTAATGGTCGTATTCGCTTTAGATATGGTAATGACTACGAAGAGGGACAGATGATTAATAGCATGCGTGAAGGTGAATGGAAAGGGAAGTTTGGCGAAAGTTCAATCATAGAAAATTACAGCAAAGACAAGCTTCTCGCAGGAGTCACAACGAAGGCCAGTGGTGAAATCATTAAGTATGATTCCACTACTTACCGAGTCAATCCCCAATACCCTGGTGGGATATCCCGGTTGATGGGATTTATAAGTAGTCATTATAGATACCCTAAAGAGGCATTAAAAAGAGGGGTAAGTGGTACGGTAGAGATTGGTTTTACTGTCGACAAAGAAGGGAATGTGAAGAACCTCGTTGTGGAACAGGACTTAGGGTACGGGACTGGAGAAGAAGGAATCCGTGTGGTGAAACAGGCCAGAAAATGGAAGCCTGGTATTTGGCGTGGTGAGCCGGTTAATGTACGCTATACGCTTCCAATTCGTTTGAATTCTGCCCGATAA
- the acs gene encoding acetate--CoA ligase: MSLQIKSFEEYQREYKRSVEQPEEFWASIADHFFWKRKWNKVLNWNFEEPNVKWFEGAKLNITENCLDRHIYANGDKPAIIWEPNDPNEAHRILSYKQLLQKVEQFANVLKNNNIRKGDRVCIYLPMVPELVIAVLACARIGAIHSVVFGGFSARSIADRIIDAECKLIVTSDGSYRGNKTIGLKNIVDDALMQCDTVEKVIVLTRTRTPVSMIKGRDVWWEDEIKKVETQGNPACPAEEMDAEDTLFILYTSGSTGKPKGVVHTCGGYMVYTGYTFMNTFQYQPNDVFFCTADIGWITGHSYIVYGPLSQGATSLMFEGIPTFPDASRYWDIVDKYKVNIIYTSPTALRSLMAFGDEYVDKNDLSSLRVLGSVGEPINEEAWNWFNEKVGKKNCPIVDTYWQTENGGHLITSLAGVTPEKASYAMFPMPGIQPALMDESGKEIEGNDVTGNLCIKFPWPGMLRTTWGDHDRCRQIYFSTYNNMYFTGDGCYRSPEGYYKITGRVDDVLNVSGHRIGTAEVENAINMHADVVESAIVGYPHAVKGQGIYAYVIANHHTDAEATKKDIMETVSRIIGPIAKPDIIQFVSDLPKTRSGKIMRRILRKIAEGDVSNLGDTSTLQDPTVVEGIIQGAESLKK; encoded by the coding sequence ATGAGCCTACAAATAAAATCATTTGAAGAATATCAGCGTGAGTATAAGCGAAGTGTAGAACAACCCGAAGAGTTTTGGGCGAGCATCGCGGATCATTTTTTCTGGAAGAGAAAGTGGAACAAAGTGCTTAACTGGAACTTTGAGGAACCAAATGTCAAATGGTTTGAAGGTGCTAAATTGAACATTACGGAAAATTGCCTTGACCGCCATATCTATGCAAATGGAGACAAACCAGCCATTATCTGGGAGCCGAACGATCCGAATGAAGCACATCGTATCTTATCGTACAAGCAATTGTTGCAGAAGGTGGAGCAATTTGCCAACGTATTAAAAAACAACAATATCAGAAAGGGCGACAGGGTCTGTATCTATTTGCCTATGGTACCCGAACTGGTGATCGCGGTACTCGCATGTGCGCGTATCGGTGCTATTCATTCCGTAGTTTTCGGTGGATTCTCGGCCCGTTCGATTGCCGATCGCATTATTGACGCTGAGTGTAAGCTGATCGTCACCTCAGATGGAAGCTACCGCGGTAACAAGACCATTGGTCTTAAAAATATTGTGGACGACGCCCTGATGCAGTGTGATACTGTCGAAAAGGTAATTGTATTGACCCGTACCCGTACACCTGTATCCATGATCAAGGGACGTGATGTATGGTGGGAAGACGAGATCAAGAAAGTAGAAACCCAAGGCAATCCCGCCTGTCCTGCTGAGGAAATGGATGCCGAAGATACTTTGTTCATCTTATATACTTCCGGCTCTACCGGCAAGCCAAAAGGTGTAGTACATACTTGCGGGGGCTATATGGTCTATACAGGTTACACGTTCATGAACACCTTCCAGTACCAGCCCAACGATGTATTTTTCTGTACAGCGGATATTGGCTGGATCACGGGACATAGTTATATCGTCTACGGACCACTTTCTCAGGGTGCCACATCATTGATGTTTGAAGGTATTCCGACTTTCCCGGATGCCAGCCGTTACTGGGATATCGTGGATAAATATAAAGTCAATATCATCTATACCTCACCGACAGCATTGCGCTCGCTAATGGCCTTTGGTGACGAGTATGTCGACAAAAATGATCTTTCTTCATTGCGGGTGCTGGGCTCGGTGGGCGAACCTATCAATGAAGAAGCCTGGAACTGGTTTAACGAAAAAGTAGGTAAAAAGAACTGTCCGATCGTTGATACCTATTGGCAAACCGAGAACGGGGGCCACCTAATTACATCGTTGGCGGGTGTCACACCTGAAAAGGCCAGCTACGCGATGTTTCCGATGCCGGGCATTCAACCTGCACTGATGGATGAGAGCGGCAAAGAAATCGAAGGTAATGATGTAACTGGCAACTTATGTATCAAATTCCCATGGCCGGGCATGCTGCGCACGACCTGGGGTGATCACGACCGCTGCAGACAGATCTACTTCTCTACATACAACAACATGTATTTCACAGGAGACGGCTGCTACCGCAGCCCCGAAGGGTATTACAAAATCACAGGCCGTGTAGATGACGTGCTGAACGTATCAGGACACCGGATCGGTACAGCGGAAGTTGAAAATGCCATCAATATGCACGCCGATGTCGTAGAGTCGGCCATTGTGGGTTATCCCCACGCCGTCAAAGGACAGGGTATTTATGCTTATGTGATTGCCAACCACCACACTGACGCAGAAGCAACGAAGAAAGATATCATGGAGACCGTTTCGCGTATCATCGGTCCGATTGCCAAACCAGACATCATCCAGTTCGTCAGCGATCTTCCCAAGACAAGGTCAGGAAAAATCATGCGCCGTATTCTGCGCAAGATCGCCGAAGGAGATGTCAGCAACTTGGGGGACACTTCCACATTACAGGATCCAACCGTAGTGGAAGGCATCATTCAGGGCGCTGAAAGTCTGAAAAAATAA
- a CDS encoding NAD(P)-dependent oxidoreductase — translation METNILIVDDIHPVMLEKFDEAGIAYSYQPDISRAEAEQIITSYSGLVIRSKFQVDSAFLNFAPNLRFIARAGAGMDNIDDEAAGLRHITLIPANEGNRDAVGEHMIGMLLSLMNHLNRADRQVRSGQWLREANRGYELKGRTVGLIGYGHNGMAMAKKLSGFDVKVLAYDKYRKDYSDIYATEASMEAIYQQADIISFHIPLTGETKGMIDEQYLSKFEKRIFFLLGARGGIVDVSAVLNGLDKGSILGAAFDVLPIEKFPKLAEQSWYKDLISRDNVILSPHVAGWTFESYYKLSEVVADKIIAFLR, via the coding sequence ATGGAAACTAATATTTTGATTGTTGATGATATCCATCCTGTCATGCTCGAGAAATTTGACGAAGCAGGCATCGCATATAGTTATCAGCCGGATATCAGCCGTGCGGAAGCAGAGCAAATCATTACCAGCTATTCCGGTCTGGTGATCCGCTCCAAATTTCAGGTCGACAGCGCTTTTTTGAATTTTGCGCCAAACCTACGTTTTATTGCCCGCGCTGGTGCCGGCATGGACAACATCGATGACGAAGCCGCCGGGCTGCGGCACATTACATTGATACCGGCAAATGAGGGCAACCGCGATGCCGTCGGCGAGCACATGATCGGTATGCTATTGAGCCTGATGAACCACCTCAATCGTGCGGACCGCCAAGTGAGATCGGGACAATGGTTGCGTGAGGCCAACCGCGGCTACGAGTTGAAGGGCCGTACAGTGGGGCTTATTGGCTATGGCCACAACGGCATGGCGATGGCCAAAAAACTGTCCGGCTTTGACGTCAAGGTGCTGGCGTATGATAAGTATCGGAAAGATTATAGCGATATATACGCTACCGAGGCCAGCATGGAGGCGATCTACCAACAGGCAGATATCATCAGTTTTCATATCCCCCTCACCGGAGAAACGAAAGGGATGATTGATGAACAGTATCTATCGAAGTTCGAAAAACGGATATTCTTTTTGCTCGGTGCGAGGGGAGGCATTGTGGATGTGTCAGCAGTATTAAATGGTCTTGATAAAGGGAGCATACTCGGAGCAGCCTTTGATGTACTTCCGATAGAGAAATTCCCAAAATTGGCCGAACAAAGCTGGTATAAGGATCTTATCAGCCGCGATAACGTCATCCTTTCCCCACACGTGGCAGGATGGACATTTGAAAGCTATTATAAGCTGTCGGAGGTCGTCGCAGATAAGATTATCGCTTTTCTAAGGTGA
- a CDS encoding FAD-dependent monooxygenase, whose protein sequence is MKPSESTFIIVGGGIAGLCAAIGLQKLGIEAHVYESAAELKGIGAGFGLAANAMQALELMGLKAEISKIGHYLDSYNVLDQHGHILVAPSTQTISSKYRQDNFAVHRADLHQFLLSKISHQRIHLGKRAISLEREQGGVKVHFADGSQTTGHALLIADGVHSLLRQQLVPGSAPRYAGYTCWRATIDNSSIQLKKSTETWGAKGRFGMTPLVGNRIYWYACVNSPAQSLNLGNWGTAELLNNFKDYHSPIPTILKETNTEDLIWNDIIDIAALQQLAFDQVVLLGDAGHATTPNLGQGACQAIEDVAVLVDELRTTPSIPEAFKGFEKRRIDRVRYICNTSWRIGKVAQWENPFLIAMRNFFMKIMPNSLKQQQINNLLSVDFMQINRNHGN, encoded by the coding sequence ATGAAACCAAGCGAAAGCACATTCATCATTGTCGGCGGCGGGATCGCTGGGCTATGTGCCGCGATCGGCCTCCAAAAACTGGGCATTGAGGCGCATGTATATGAAAGTGCGGCCGAGCTTAAAGGAATCGGAGCTGGTTTTGGACTTGCTGCTAATGCCATGCAGGCGTTAGAACTAATGGGGCTAAAGGCAGAGATCAGCAAAATTGGTCATTATCTGGATTCCTACAATGTACTTGATCAGCACGGCCATATTCTGGTCGCGCCCAGCACGCAAACCATCAGTTCAAAATACAGGCAGGACAATTTTGCCGTCCATCGCGCTGACCTACATCAGTTTTTATTATCCAAAATTTCGCACCAACGGATCCATCTAGGCAAGCGTGCCATATCCCTCGAACGGGAACAAGGTGGGGTAAAGGTACACTTTGCCGATGGCAGCCAGACCACAGGTCACGCCCTACTGATTGCCGACGGTGTACATTCGCTGTTGCGGCAGCAACTTGTCCCCGGGTCTGCCCCCCGCTATGCCGGTTATACCTGTTGGCGGGCCACAATCGACAACAGCAGCATACAGCTGAAGAAAAGTACCGAAACATGGGGGGCAAAAGGCCGCTTTGGGATGACCCCACTCGTCGGCAACCGCATCTACTGGTATGCCTGTGTCAACAGTCCTGCCCAAAGCCTCAACTTAGGAAACTGGGGTACAGCAGAACTTCTGAATAATTTTAAGGATTATCACTCCCCAATTCCGACAATATTAAAGGAAACCAATACCGAAGATCTTATCTGGAACGACATCATCGATATCGCAGCATTGCAGCAACTCGCCTTTGATCAAGTTGTCCTATTGGGAGATGCTGGCCATGCCACCACACCGAATTTAGGACAGGGAGCCTGCCAGGCGATAGAAGATGTTGCTGTATTGGTGGACGAGCTGCGGACGACCCCATCCATACCCGAGGCATTCAAAGGTTTTGAGAAGCGACGGATAGACCGCGTGAGATATATTTGCAATACCTCCTGGAGGATCGGTAAAGTCGCGCAATGGGAAAATCCTTTCTTAATCGCTATGCGGAATTTCTTCATGAAAATCATGCCCAACAGCCTTAAACAGCAGCAAATAAACAATTTACTATCCGTGGACTTTATGCAAATTAACCGTAATCATGGAAACTAA
- the rsmA gene encoding 16S rRNA (adenine(1518)-N(6)/adenine(1519)-N(6))-dimethyltransferase RsmA: MSTVRAKKHLGQHFLNDKNAAQRIVEALDPKLGFGQVLEVGPGMGVLSDFLLQKEEYETYLIDVDDESIAYLDDKYPQLGERLIHGDFLNLDFSQYFGEKMAVIGNFPYNISSQILFKILEERQRVVQMTGMFQKEVAERCTAKAGSKEYGILSVFLQAYYKVEYLFTVKAGAFNPPPKVLSGVIRMTRNDREQLDCDEKLFWRVVKAGFNQRRKTLRNSLSGVIPKDKMSDNPLYDLRAERLTVDDFVGLTNEIASCL; the protein is encoded by the coding sequence ATGAGCACAGTAAGAGCAAAAAAACATTTAGGACAGCATTTTTTGAACGATAAAAATGCAGCGCAACGTATCGTGGAAGCTTTGGATCCTAAACTGGGCTTTGGTCAGGTGCTCGAGGTGGGGCCGGGAATGGGCGTCCTTTCCGATTTTCTGCTACAAAAAGAAGAATATGAAACGTACTTGATCGATGTTGATGACGAGTCCATCGCCTATCTGGACGACAAATATCCGCAGCTCGGCGAGCGCCTGATCCATGGAGACTTCCTGAACTTGGATTTTTCGCAGTATTTTGGTGAGAAAATGGCCGTCATCGGCAATTTCCCTTACAATATATCCTCGCAGATCTTATTTAAGATTCTGGAAGAACGGCAACGTGTCGTGCAGATGACCGGCATGTTCCAAAAAGAGGTAGCCGAACGTTGTACTGCCAAAGCCGGCAGCAAGGAGTATGGTATCCTCAGCGTTTTTCTTCAAGCTTATTACAAAGTGGAGTACCTGTTTACGGTCAAAGCAGGCGCATTTAACCCACCGCCAAAGGTGCTGTCGGGGGTCATCCGCATGACAAGAAACGACCGTGAACAGCTGGATTGTGACGAAAAGCTATTTTGGCGGGTGGTGAAAGCCGGGTTCAACCAGCGCCGCAAGACCCTCCGCAATTCGCTCTCCGGAGTTATTCCCAAAGATAAAATGTCGGACAACCCACTATATGACCTGCGCGCAGAGCGGCTGACGGTGGATGACTTTGTTGGTCTCACAAATGAAATTGCCAGCTGCCTCTGA
- the pdxA gene encoding 4-hydroxythreonine-4-phosphate dehydrogenase PdxA, which translates to MSDKLRIGITVGDINGIGLEVIIKSLVDPRICDFFTPIVYGNTKVASFHRKAIGINDFSFNVINDAEQAHPKRANMINCWQEDVKITLGEENETGGKYAFLSLERAVEDLKAGKIDALVTAPINKHNIQQEGFNFPGHTEYLQAKVDANDVLMFMICDELRIGVVTGHIPLHEVAANITEEAILKKLTLMNESLKKDFWIEKPKIAVLGLNPHAGDHGIIGTEDDQIIRPTVEKANEQGIFCFGPYPADGFFAKGAYEKFDAVLAMYHDQGLIPFKHIANGAGVNFTAGLPIVRTSPDHGTGYDIAGKNLASSSSFAEALFSALHIIKKRREQAELLKNPLAFRKLSKDRD; encoded by the coding sequence ATGAGTGATAAATTAAGAATCGGAATTACTGTTGGCGATATTAATGGCATCGGACTTGAAGTGATCATCAAGTCTTTGGTGGATCCACGTATATGTGACTTCTTTACACCTATAGTTTACGGAAATACGAAAGTGGCTTCTTTTCACCGCAAAGCTATTGGCATAAATGATTTTAGTTTTAATGTGATCAATGATGCCGAACAAGCTCATCCCAAACGTGCGAATATGATTAATTGCTGGCAGGAGGATGTCAAGATCACACTGGGAGAGGAAAATGAGACCGGCGGTAAATATGCTTTCCTGTCATTGGAAAGGGCTGTCGAAGACCTCAAAGCCGGTAAAATAGATGCCTTGGTAACTGCACCGATCAATAAACATAATATTCAGCAGGAAGGATTTAATTTCCCCGGTCATACCGAATACCTGCAGGCAAAAGTTGATGCTAACGATGTATTGATGTTTATGATCTGCGACGAACTTCGCATCGGTGTTGTCACCGGACACATCCCTTTGCACGAAGTGGCTGCAAATATCACCGAGGAAGCGATTTTGAAGAAGCTAACATTAATGAATGAGTCCCTGAAAAAAGATTTTTGGATCGAGAAGCCTAAAATAGCTGTTCTTGGGCTTAATCCACATGCTGGAGACCACGGTATTATTGGAACGGAAGATGACCAGATCATTCGTCCAACTGTAGAAAAAGCTAATGAACAGGGAATCTTTTGTTTTGGTCCATATCCAGCAGATGGCTTTTTCGCGAAGGGTGCTTACGAAAAATTTGATGCAGTGCTGGCGATGTATCACGACCAGGGCCTCATCCCTTTCAAACATATCGCCAACGGAGCTGGAGTCAATTTTACGGCCGGCTTGCCCATCGTGCGTACCTCACCTGACCATGGTACAGGTTATGATATCGCGGGGAAAAACTTAGCCTCTTCAAGCTCCTTTGCCGAAGCACTTTTCTCGGCATTGCATATCATTAAAAAACGTAGAGAACAGGCTGAATTGCTCAAAAATCCATTGGCGTTCCGCAAGTTATCCAAAGATAGGGATTAG